In Dermacentor silvarum isolate Dsil-2018 chromosome 10, BIME_Dsil_1.4, whole genome shotgun sequence, the genomic stretch AAATTATTAGCTTATGGCAATAATAGGAAAAAGCACCGAACATCGCCAGTATtttttagcgatgccttttcccgaTATCAATGCCTCTAAATGGTTTTCGCATTCCTGAATGGCTCCTTTCAATTCTCTGCCCAAGGCACAGCATCGCTTGGCCACTCACGACAAAAAACACTAAAAGGCATTGTCAGTGGGAAAAGGAATTGCTACAGAAACCATCCCACGCTTGTTTAGACTAAATAAGCATGGTTAAGTACCAACCTTGTTACGTAATAAGCTTATTTGCAAACAGTCATAAATAAGGGTTAGCATCGTAAATTTACATGCATCTTCTTTTGGTCATAGTGTGATGAACAGCCAGCTATGTAATAAAACCTTTCAACATCCCTGCTATTTATttcacacgcacaaacacatataTATTATGTTTTTCAATAAATGCACCACCAACCACCTGTAAATAAATTTAAAGAACGGCCAAGCAAAGAAAAGATGCAGCCTGAGGTATGACTACCTTACAGAGTGGTAGCAGCAGCATGGTAATGCTGAGGATGAGAAATATGGCTCTACAGCATAGTAATATCATTCTGGGCTGAGGATATTGCATGCATTACTGAATGGTGACAAATTAAAGTGTGTCACTGCTGCAATGGTTCTCAGAGACCTCCACAGCATTACTACAGCAAGTCACTGACAAATTTAAGGACAACTTCGGGGGCTCCATGGTTAACCAGAAGCATCCAAGAAATCCTTcacgatttttaaaattttctaagCTATTTTGACTCTGCCCCACAAGCTTCTTCAGAGTGTTAGCAAAGTTTTACCCCACATATTTAATGGTTGTTCAGATGCAGATGTCACTGTTCAAAAAACAAACTTGTAGTCCCCTTTAAGTGCCAAAGCACACGTAAAGCATAACTGAAGAATTTATAGCGACATTTTGGGCTGTCTAATAAACATACAATTTTACAGATTATGAATTGTTGCACTTTGCATGCGACACTGTGACACAACACAAGTTTTTGAAGAAACTGTTCCCAATACCAAATGTGTTCAAATATCTGCCTAACCAGTTAATCAAGCCATATATCCTGAATACTCGTTTTTTTTATAGATCCAGATAACCAGTTTTCAAGGCTCAATTTGCTTCCCTTTGGTTTAACCGGATGCAGTTTGACTGATGCTTTGTAAGCACTCGTAGAAACTGGAGGCTCAGACCGTTGCAGCTTAGAGCTTCTGCTTTTCTGTGTAGTCATTCTGTCCAAAGAAAGTCTAGACACACACTCTGCTGCAAGAGGGCATCTTCAGCACATGAAAAATAGATGTCTATTATTTTTTAAGTTTGTGCGCACAAGCACTTTTCGCATGCAATGGTTTGCCCAACCACACCCTTGATATTATCTGCGTTCAATCAAGGTATAGGCGACAGATCCGCCATTTTCACCTTGTTGTTCAGATTCATACAAGATGGTCAATGAAACTTAACCAGATGGTATACTCACGTTTTCTGTTGGCAGATCAGATTGCGCAGCAGCCTCCGACACGAGACGGGCTCTCTTTTTTTCGAGTTGCTGTGGATTTCCTGTTAAATAAATGGTAGATGCTGTTATTTATGGAGTATTTCATAAATCCGCACACATATTAGCTGCCCAACCAAATGCCATCAAGATAAAAAGAATAATAAGGACCTTTCAGCAATAATGCCACCAGGTGCTTGCTGCTAGACACCCCTGTGCTGACAATACTATTTCCATGTTATCGAATGAgctattgaaaaaaagaaaattattgagCCACACTTTTCATGGTTTATTCAAAAAGTTTTGGTAACAGCTCCCAAGCACAGAAAACATACATATATGCAGGCACTCACACACAAACACCAAAAAAAGGACCCCCTGATCACAGAAGCACATGTGTGATATAAGAGGGTGCAACCCCTTTATTTACATACAATTAAACACCCTTGTTTCGTGTTATGTGGGTGGGTGCATGTATgtgagtgttttgtgtgcttggGAGCTGTTACTACGATGGATTACCCACCAGCTGAGCTAAAAGTTTTACGTTCATAAAGTTGCAAAGCAGCCTAGCGAGGCAATCAGAATCAATGTCATGAGAAGGCAGTTATGCGGATATATTTAAATAAAACTGACTTTGAAAAAAGTTTCTTGTTTCTTGTAAGCTGCCACTTAAAAGGTGTTCTCTAGGCCAAATATAGCGGCACACTAATTTTTGTTTTCGGTGTTCTGCAGCGGGAAAAAGGCCGGACATGTCGCGAAgagctactttttttttcattattttttagaCTAACTTTTGTagattttgttttttttcgtgagCGAAGGAATCTACACGGTAACACGCGATTTGCGTGTTCTTACCATAAGCAGCAACTGTCTGATTAACACATCGGTGATTAAATCCCCATTGAGAGAGTACAAATGAACTTGATGAAAGGATGCCATTCATGGCTATGCTGTGTTACGTTGTGCTGCTCAGGCACAGCTGAAAAATATCAACTTCTAGCACAGACACTGGTCGCGTCGATCATTTTCTCTATGACATGCTTTTTTCCACATCTTGTACCGGTGTCGcgcgtacacttctgatcgcgatcgggagcgatccggatcggatttcttgatcgcgattggctgcctcgcgcagcttgcgcaaatGAACCAATCGctatcgagaaattcgatccgaatcgggcttgatcgcgatcaaaatgAGCCGCGTGACACCCGTATTAGTGATCGACTGATGATACCTGCAACACGCTACACTGACATCCTGGGCAAAGCACAAAATTTGGTTGTGTGCGCCCTGAGTGAATCGAACAGGCCTTTAGTTGGGACAGCTGTCAAAAAACACGAGATGTACTCACCGAAGGCAAGAAGTTCTGCCAAGGCCGGTGGCGCTCCTTCCTTCCAGCTCACGCGGTGAACCGTTCTGCGCAGTTGTTTGATGCATCCCTGCTGGGATATTAAGCGGAAGGCCACATCCGCGTCGGCCAGGGCACTGACGGGATATACGTCCCACTTTTCGTCCTCCACCCATTTCACAAGAATGTGCGACATCGTGGATTGCAAAACAAGCACACGTGCTTCTAGCAAGGAGGTAAGGGTGCGAAGAGCTAAATATTAACAAAATGGCGACAAAAAAACGCAAAAAGAGAGTTGGTGTCAATGTTGCCTGCTCACTTTTTAGATGTGGCTAAGTTTGGTctaaaacgacaaaaaaaaaacaacaagacaAAATCCTGAAACAAAGCTTTAATAAATATTTGCAGCCCTGTCAGTGGCACATGAATATTTAATACTTTGAAATGCGTTTTTCTACACTTAACTTGTGCGTACGTTGATCTAACTTTTCAGTGTTGAGTCGTTAGTGTCGAGGCAGCTGGCCGGCTGGCAACGCATTGGTCTAGCCTAGCCTAGCCAGGAGGCATAACAGCTGGTATCAGCGTGTGCACGTGCGAAATTTAAGTTGTGGTCTCTTCTGCTATTGTACTGCTCCGCATTCGCCGTTCACTGTAGTACTCTGTGGTGAGCGCTGTATTTTGTCGTGAGATAATCGTGCAAGCTCCCGTCGGCTCTGTGCCTGCGTCACTCGCGGCCGATGCCGCCCAAAAGGCAATTTGGAAAGTACTTATGGGACCCGTCCATCGACGTTCCGATACGCTCAAAATACAGGTTCAGAAAACGTTCATCAGTTGGCGCTTCGTCTACCGCGTTGGACAAGGAACGAGGTTCTGCAGATGCCAGTGAAGAAAGTTCGCGTGAAAGCGAAGCAGACGCTGACACAGGCCACATAGCACCGTTCCCTTCAACTGCTAGTGCAACTGAAGACAGCCATATTTTGGAAACCACGAGTGAAGCCTCGTCGACCTCGTCCTCCGAGGACAGCGAATCGGAAGGCGACGCTGATGTATATCCTGACCACGGCGAGCAGCATTTTCCGAGAGGCTGGAAGGATGAGTTGGTAAGCGTTGTGGTGTCAAGCGTCGTTTCCAAATATTATTTTGTGGCTGTAACATCTTGTTTTGAGCCGACGTAACACCTGCCGCTCATTATCTCCTGTAGCTGCAGAAGCTTGGTGCCCTAGTTATGATATAGTGAAAATATTGTGATGGAAGTGTGAAGACTACTATTGGCGTTAGTGTTTTCTGTTAAAGAATAATGAAGTAGAGAGCGTACCGATGCGATCATTGCTTGCAGCAGTTATTTTTCTCCATTAATGACAAAACCACGCTGTTAAATTGAGTTTGCTCATGTAAACGCTGTTTTGTCGATATACTGCGCGACAAAACTGGTGCTGGTAAATGGGAGCTGAGACAATattctttgaacatgtgtcgaaaCTTAACAGTGCTCCAAAAGTGCATTGCAGCGTGCATTTTATGGCATGAAAGCACTTACTCACTGTGCTGCAGGTAGCATGACTTTTTTAAAGTGGTTTCTGTGGTGGATGTCTGGTGCTCACCATGCAGAGTTAACGTCTGCATTAGTTCGAGGCAGGTTTGCAgtgtaaaggggggggggggtagcttaAGATGATGCAGTAAAGATGGTTACCAGTGAAGTCAGGTTGGCCAACATCAAGCCTGTACCACAAAATGACACATGAAGCCCTTGTGATGACAGCATCTTCTAATTTATTGTGTTGATAACAAAGGGTGCGTCTACCTAGAAATGTATACTTGTACTGTTGTACTTAACACTTAACCATTGCTTACTACCATTTCTCTTTGCTTAGGATGAAAACCTGTTTCCGGGATCCAAGCTTACGAAAGCCGAAAGCCTCCTAATGGTCATGGCCCACAGCTTGCGCCATGGCTGCTCAAAAGAAGCCACCGAGAGCCTACTGCAGCTTCTTAGTGCTCACTTGCCAGAAGGTGTCAAATACCCGACATCAAAGTATACCTTTCTTCGACACTTTGCTGGTGCTGAAAAGCAGTATGCTAAGCATTTCTACTGTAGTACGTGCTCTGGGTATATTGGTGAATTACCAGGAAATGATGTGGTCTGCAGTCACTGCAATATAAA encodes the following:
- the LOC119431859 gene encoding uncharacterized protein LOC119431859, whose product is MPPKRQFGKYLWDPSIDVPIRSKYRFRKRSSVGASSTALDKERGSADASEESSRESEADADTGHIAPFPSTASATEDSHILETTSEASSTSSSEDSESEGDADVYPDHGEQHFPRGWKDELDENLFPGSKLTKAESLLMVMAHSLRHGCSKEATESLLQLLSAHLPEGVKYPTSKNKLL